TCTTTATATAAAATATTTGAACGATCCTCTGGTACTTATTGTTGCAGCGATTGGGATTATTCTAATAATTGTTGCGGAACGTCTTTTTATGATTTCGCATACAGACGATGAAGGTAATATGCCGATGGGAATGAGCTAGGACAAATCAAAAATAATAGAAAATAATATTAATTAATTTAAAATTTAAAAAAATGAAACAACAAATTGAAATTACAGGAATGACCTGCGGAGGTTGTGTTAAAAATGTCAAAGATACATTAGAACAAATTGAGGGAGTACAAACGGTAGAAGTAAGTCTGAATCCACCGCAAGCAGTTATTGAAGCAAATGAGTCTATCAGTAGCGCGCAACTCATTCAAGCCTTGGCAAAAGCGGGTGGCTACAGTATCACGGGTGCAAAAGGTGACGATATGCAAAAAAAATCAGGAGGATCCTGTTGCAGTTAGAAACCTGTTTAACACTCGGAATAAAAGAGAAAAATATAATTTATTCAACAACATATTTATAAACTAGAAAATGAAAAACATAGCAGT
Above is a window of Bizionia sp. M204 DNA encoding:
- a CDS encoding heavy-metal-associated domain-containing protein, translated to MKQQIEITGMTCGGCVKNVKDTLEQIEGVQTVEVSLNPPQAVIEANESISSAQLIQALAKAGGYSITGAKGDDMQKKSGGSCCS